One window from the genome of Sulfurihydrogenibium sp. encodes:
- a CDS encoding EAL domain-containing protein, which translates to MITFRVCPHDTKEGLKKWFKISDKIKQIFNQEVDFKPYKNFYEEEALILIDNFKPDIYYASFDVALILLQKNYKLIGRFKGHYDKFLLVSLNNQKDFQNIAIVDKLSSYCVLNKTGLYTKEVILYESLDEVINSLLNGKTDAGVILKEYCDELSQEIKDKLKIIEEIDLDISHYFLVSEEFYEKSSFNIITFIQELDLQEISQDKIDKLKEYHELGKIARDLIIQRILVESLKDVNQLIISVETEEELFKRTCESLVEKNHFKFAWVGKREGDFIKPVCKYGEDDGYVDNLAVSVREDLPEGRCPTGRAYRENRIIINENTLTSEFMTPWKNELLKRDIYSSLTIPVEKNGEVYCVITIYSTKPFIFNKEFLPLFEEIRKDISFALNKIEKDKENILLRKAIDNSKMWLVTTDSDGTIEYVNQYVVDLTGYTKEEIIGKNPRIFKSEMQDAKFYKELWDTILSGKPFSAVFINKTKDGRLIHIDQTIYPIKLKDGALKFVSVGKDITQEKMLSEEIEKYKYCDSLTGLPNFISFKIQASEMIKNKLYKKFGLILIDIYNMSVINASYGLETGNEILKEVAKNLKKEFPDGYIARIGNDEFAILIPNIKNESMLIYKIRDALDRDLDTSKGKIHISYNASIVLYNEDGQTFEELYNNAVLNLNTAKEEGENVIKFYEPQLNKKLEEYLEEYLEAEKIIEKAFEKKLFKFYFQPYFKLEDFSLAGFESLIRIVDEDGTVYPPIKFIDYLENSKYITKFEEWALEEVSQKIKKFNSLNDKKDITISLNLSPKGLLEYSLNLTSDELSDKSFIERLKSLPVEVQNNLVIEITERNVIKDIEKSKKIFKDIKDLNKNIKIAIDDFGTGYSSLTYLRDLAIDILKIDMSFVRNIARSKQDLSLVKFIIGLAKDLGLKTIAEGVETEEQVKLLSLLGADYLQGFYFAKPMPEEEAIKLIMEKYS; encoded by the coding sequence GTGATTACTTTTAGAGTTTGTCCGCATGATACAAAAGAAGGATTAAAAAAGTGGTTTAAAATCTCAGATAAAATAAAGCAAATTTTTAACCAAGAAGTAGATTTTAAACCTTATAAAAACTTCTACGAAGAAGAAGCATTAATATTAATAGATAATTTTAAACCAGATATATATTATGCAAGCTTTGATGTTGCTTTAATTCTTTTACAAAAAAATTACAAACTTATAGGAAGATTTAAAGGTCATTACGATAAATTTCTTTTAGTTAGTTTAAATAATCAAAAGGATTTCCAAAATATAGCAATAGTTGATAAACTTAGTTCTTATTGTGTTTTAAACAAAACAGGTCTTTATACTAAAGAGGTTATTTTATATGAATCTCTTGATGAAGTCATAAATTCTTTATTAAACGGAAAAACTGATGCTGGAGTAATACTTAAGGAATATTGCGATGAATTAAGTCAAGAAATTAAAGATAAGCTGAAAATCATAGAAGAAATAGATTTGGATATAAGCCATTACTTTTTGGTATCAGAAGAATTTTATGAAAAGAGTTCCTTTAATATAATTACATTTATCCAAGAGTTAGATTTACAAGAGATTTCTCAAGACAAAATTGATAAACTTAAAGAATATCATGAGCTTGGAAAAATAGCTAGGGATTTAATAATACAAAGGATTCTTGTAGAAAGCTTAAAAGATGTTAATCAGCTAATTATATCTGTAGAAACAGAAGAAGAATTATTTAAAAGAACATGTGAAAGCCTTGTAGAAAAAAATCATTTTAAGTTTGCCTGGGTCGGAAAGAGAGAAGGAGACTTTATTAAGCCAGTATGTAAGTATGGTGAAGACGATGGATATGTAGATAATTTAGCTGTAAGTGTTAGAGAAGACCTGCCAGAAGGAAGATGTCCAACGGGAAGAGCTTACAGAGAAAATAGAATTATTATAAATGAAAATACACTAACGTCAGAATTTATGACTCCATGGAAAAATGAGCTTCTAAAAAGAGATATATATTCATCATTGACAATTCCAGTAGAAAAAAATGGAGAAGTTTATTGTGTAATTACTATCTATTCAACAAAGCCATTTATATTCAACAAAGAATTTCTACCTTTATTTGAAGAAATTAGAAAAGACATATCTTTTGCTTTAAATAAAATAGAAAAAGATAAAGAAAACATACTTTTAAGAAAGGCTATAGATAATTCAAAAATGTGGCTTGTAACTACTGATTCGGATGGAACAATAGAGTATGTAAATCAATATGTTGTAGATTTGACAGGATACACAAAAGAAGAAATAATTGGCAAAAATCCAAGAATATTTAAATCTGAAATGCAGGATGCGAAGTTTTACAAAGAATTATGGGATACCATATTGTCGGGCAAACCATTTTCAGCAGTATTTATAAATAAAACAAAAGACGGAAGACTAATTCATATAGACCAAACTATCTATCCAATTAAGTTAAAAGATGGAGCACTTAAATTTGTTTCCGTTGGAAAAGATATAACACAAGAGAAGATGCTTTCAGAAGAAATAGAAAAATATAAATACTGTGATAGCTTAACCGGGCTTCCAAATTTTATATCATTTAAAATTCAAGCTTCAGAAATGATTAAAAACAAACTATACAAAAAATTTGGATTAATATTGATAGATATTTATAACATGTCTGTAATTAATGCTTCTTATGGATTGGAAACAGGTAATGAAATTTTAAAAGAAGTAGCAAAAAATCTAAAAAAAGAATTTCCAGATGGATATATAGCCAGAATTGGAAATGATGAGTTTGCAATACTTATTCCAAATATAAAAAACGAGTCAATGCTTATTTATAAGATTAGAGATGCTTTAGATAGAGATTTAGATACTTCCAAAGGCAAAATTCATATTTCCTACAACGCTTCAATTGTCTTGTACAATGAGGATGGTCAAACATTTGAAGAGCTTTATAATAATGCCGTTCTTAATTTAAACACAGCTAAAGAAGAAGGAGAAAATGTAATAAAATTCTATGAACCGCAGTTAAATAAAAAATTAGAAGAATATTTAGAAGAATATTTGGAAGCTGAAAAGATTATAGAAAAAGCATTTGAGAAGAAATTATTTAAATTTTACTTCCAGCCATACTTTAAATTAGAAGACTTTTCATTAGCAGGATTTGAATCGTTAATCAGGATAGTGGATGAAGATGGAACTGTTTATCCACCTATAAAGTTTATAGATTATCTTGAAAACAGTAAATATATCACAAAATTTGAAGAATGGGCTTTAGAAGAAGTTTCTCAAAAGATAAAAAAATTTAACTCTTTGAATGATAAAAAAGATATAACAATATCCCTAAACCTATCACCAAAAGGACTGCTTGAATACTCATTAAACTTAACATCAGATGAACTATCAGATAAAAGCTTTATTGAAAGGTTAAAATCTCTGCCGGTTGAGGTTCAGAATAACTTAGTAATAGAAATCACAGAAAGAAATGTCATAAAAGATATAGAAAAATCTAAGAAGATATTTAAAGACATTAAAGATTTAAACAAAAACATAAAAATAGCGATAGATGACTTTGGAACGGGATACTCATCTTTAACATATTTAAGAGATTTAGCTATTGATATACTAAAAATAGACATGTCTTTTGTAAGGAATATTGCAAGAAGTAAACAAGACTTATCATTAGTAAAATTCATAATTGGATTAGCTAAAGATCTTGGATTAAAAACAATAGCTGAAGGTGTAGAAACAGAGGAGCAGGTAAAACTCTTATCTTTACTTGGAGCTGATTATCTACAAGGATTTTACTTTGCAAAACCAATGCCAGAAGAAGAAGCTATTAAGTTAATTATGGAGAAATACAGTTAA
- a CDS encoding aspartate kinase, translating to MPLIVQKYGGTSVGNIERIKNVAKKIKKAVDAGNKVVVVSSAMSGETDRLLGLTRELSSRPDPREQDMVVSTGEQVAIGLVAIALKELGIDAISLTGWQVPIITDDVHTKARIKKIDTHRIRKHLDEGKVVIVAGFQGVTEGGDITTLGRGGSDTSAVALAAALKADVCEIYTDVPGVFTADPRIVENARKIPVISYEEMMEMASLGSKVMQIRSVEFGAKYGVKIHVRSSFNDEEGTWIVEENEEMEKMIVRGISHELKESRITVVRVPDKPGVAAKLFRALGDRNIVVDMIVQNVSHKGFTDISFTVNKTDADVAEEIAKEVAQEIGAEEVERNDKIAKVSIVGLGMKTHAGTAAKMFEVLSREGINIYAISTSEIKISVLIDEKYAELAVRSLHEAFIENMEGDIQYE from the coding sequence TTGCCTTTAATAGTTCAAAAGTATGGCGGAACATCTGTTGGAAATATAGAAAGAATTAAAAATGTTGCAAAAAAAATAAAAAAGGCAGTAGATGCCGGGAATAAAGTCGTAGTTGTTTCTTCTGCTATGAGTGGTGAGACAGATAGACTGCTTGGTTTAACAAGAGAGTTATCATCAAGACCTGACCCAAGAGAGCAAGACATGGTAGTCTCTACAGGTGAGCAGGTGGCAATAGGATTGGTAGCTATTGCATTAAAAGAGCTTGGAATAGATGCTATAAGTTTAACGGGTTGGCAAGTTCCAATTATTACTGATGATGTACATACAAAGGCGAGAATTAAAAAAATAGATACACATAGAATCAGAAAACATTTGGATGAAGGAAAGGTTGTTATAGTTGCAGGATTTCAAGGTGTTACAGAAGGGGGAGATATTACAACTCTGGGTAGAGGTGGTTCTGATACTTCTGCCGTTGCTTTAGCTGCAGCTTTAAAAGCTGATGTATGCGAGATTTATACAGATGTACCGGGTGTTTTTACAGCAGACCCAAGAATTGTTGAAAATGCAAGAAAAATACCGGTTATATCATATGAAGAGATGATGGAGATGGCATCTCTTGGTTCAAAAGTTATGCAAATTAGGTCTGTAGAATTTGGAGCAAAGTATGGTGTTAAAATACACGTAAGGTCATCTTTTAACGACGAAGAAGGAACTTGGATAGTGGAGGAGAATGAAGAAATGGAAAAAATGATTGTCAGAGGAATATCTCACGAATTAAAAGAGTCAAGAATTACTGTAGTAAGGGTACCAGATAAGCCAGGCGTTGCAGCTAAGTTATTCAGAGCTCTTGGAGATAGAAACATCGTTGTTGATATGATAGTTCAAAACGTTTCACACAAAGGTTTTACTGATATATCATTTACAGTTAACAAGACAGATGCAGATGTAGCAGAAGAAATAGCAAAAGAAGTAGCACAAGAAATAGGAGCTGAAGAAGTTGAAAGAAATGATAAAATCGCAAAAGTTTCTATCGTTGGTCTTGGTATGAAAACCCATGCAGGAACAGCAGCAAAAATGTTTGAAGTTTTATCAAGAGAAGGTATAAATATATATGCAATCTCAACGTCAGAGATAAAAATATCAGTTTTAATAGATGAAAAGTATGCAGAGCTTGCAGTAAGGTCTTTACATGAAGCATTTATAGAAAACATGGAAGGTGATATTCAGTATGAGTAA
- a CDS encoding transposase, producing MKEKTSEDRIFGSYLFVNYANKSKIEKVKNTLKEYRKTAKDISNYLWYIFFRTGKLLHRKKINVKHIPSYLSELYKYVCLWQTYDVLSGYIANIQYQFANIVFNSSLNKEDKLILLALNNVKGWLVYDKDEIEIYERKGKDVEKRTVKVLEFHKKLARKIFKHLLSKNRKPRFNNISMHLDGKVIDINKKKENGAKSFDYWLKIATLEKGKPIYIPLKANVYAEKLEGEFLNYCQVVENDGKIEFRIIKQLKKKEYIPAIDEIAIDLGLSPLFATDKGDLFGRNFFDILKAFDRKITKRMASLQKRNIKPRDDKKYRKYVDNLRDCLKNEINRLINVIVEIYKPKRIIVERLDFRSPELSKRLNRLLQNFGKRYIKQKLQRLQELYGIEVIEINPAYTSQECSSCGYIDKKNRKDTQEFECKACKKQINAQVNGAKNILKRSSLGNSYLTKKQVLKMLVERYLERLKGCKSPPLNIIKDNPYFKDYLESILNPCQSLTPS from the coding sequence GTGAAAGAAAAAACATCGGAAGATAGAATATTTGGCTCTTATCTATTTGTAAATTATGCAAACAAAAGTAAAATAGAGAAAGTCAAAAACACTCTCAAAGAATACAGAAAAACTGCTAAGGATATATCTAATTATCTGTGGTATATTTTCTTTCGCACAGGCAAGCTTCTTCATAGAAAGAAAATAAACGTCAAGCACATTCCAAGTTATCTATCAGAGCTTTATAAGTATGTATGTTTATGGCAAACTTACGATGTTTTAAGCGGCTATATAGCAAATATTCAATATCAGTTTGCTAATATCGTGTTTAATTCAAGCTTAAATAAAGAAGATAAGTTAATACTACTTGCACTAAACAATGTCAAAGGTTGGCTTGTTTATGATAAAGATGAGATAGAGATATATGAGAGAAAAGGTAAAGATGTAGAAAAAAGAACGGTTAAAGTTTTAGAGTTTCACAAGAAGTTGGCAAGAAAAATATTTAAGCATCTGCTTAGCAAAAACAGAAAACCAAGATTTAATAATATCTCAATGCATTTAGACGGTAAAGTAATAGATATAAACAAGAAAAAAGAAAACGGTGCTAAGAGTTTTGATTATTGGTTAAAAATAGCTACATTAGAGAAAGGAAAGCCAATATACATACCACTTAAAGCAAATGTATATGCAGAAAAGTTAGAAGGAGAGTTTTTAAATTATTGTCAGGTAGTTGAAAATGACGGAAAGATAGAATTTAGAATAATAAAGCAGTTGAAAAAGAAAGAATACATACCTGCTATTGATGAGATAGCAATTGATTTAGGACTAAGCCCATTATTTGCAACAGATAAGGGAGATCTGTTTGGTAGAAATTTCTTTGATATTTTGAAAGCTTTTGATAGGAAAATAACAAAAAGAATGGCAAGTCTACAGAAGAGAAACATAAAGCCAAGAGATGATAAGAAGTATAGGAAGTATGTGGATAATTTAAGAGATTGTTTGAAAAATGAGATAAACAGATTGATAAACGTTATTGTAGAAATATACAAACCAAAAAGAATTATTGTAGAGAGATTAGATTTTAGATCTCCTGAGCTTTCTAAAAGATTGAATAGGTTATTGCAGAATTTTGGAAAGAGATATATAAAGCAAAAACTACAAAGACTGCAAGAATTATACGGCATAGAAGTAATAGAAATCAACCCAGCTTATACAAGCCAAGAATGTAGTAGCTGCGGATATATAGATAAGAAAAATAGAAAAGATACTCAAGAATTTGAATGTAAAGCATGCAAAAAACAAATAAACGCACAAGTAAACGGAGCTAAGAATATTCTCAAGAGAAGTTCTCTTGGGAATTCGTATCTGACAAAAAAGCAAGTCCTCAAGATGCTGGTAGAAAGGTATCTTGAGAGACTGAAAGGGTGCAAGAGTCCTCCCTTGAATATTATAAAAGATAATCCATACTTTAAGGATTATCTTGAGAGTATTCTAAACCCTTGTCAGAGCCTGACGCCAAGTTAG
- a CDS encoding deoxyribonuclease IV: MFVYAKGNSWAWIERTDEEKERFLQKKNEYKIHPLVVHASYLFNLASFEEELYKKSIESVIQELELCEELKIDYYVIHAGKSKGNSKKQAIDRILGAFEEIFSRLNLKNTTFLVETLAGQSGEVGATLEEVYTLIKPFEDEKIGVCLDTCHIFASGYKINTDEGFNSFKKELIDYNLLEKIKVIHCNDSKAPFNSKKDRHEHIGKGFIGLEGFRIFLNDEDFSKLPFILETPKEGDMDRVNINLLKSLIK; encoded by the coding sequence ATATTTGTCTATGCAAAGGGGAACTCTTGGGCTTGGATAGAAAGAACTGATGAAGAAAAAGAAAGATTTTTACAAAAGAAAAATGAATATAAAATTCATCCGTTAGTAGTACATGCTTCGTATCTTTTTAATTTAGCATCCTTCGAAGAAGAATTATACAAAAAATCCATAGAAAGCGTAATACAGGAACTGGAACTTTGTGAAGAGTTAAAAATTGATTATTACGTGATTCATGCAGGAAAGTCAAAAGGAAATTCAAAAAAGCAGGCAATAGATAGAATCTTAGGAGCTTTTGAAGAGATATTTAGCAGGTTAAATCTAAAAAATACAACATTTTTAGTTGAAACGTTAGCAGGCCAATCCGGAGAAGTTGGAGCAACATTAGAAGAAGTTTATACACTAATTAAGCCTTTTGAAGATGAAAAAATAGGCGTTTGTCTTGACACTTGCCATATATTTGCATCCGGGTATAAGATAAACACCGACGAAGGATTTAATAGCTTTAAAAAAGAGCTTATAGATTATAATCTTTTAGAAAAGATAAAAGTTATACATTGTAATGATTCTAAAGCTCCTTTTAACTCTAAAAAAGATAGACATGAACATATTGGAAAAGGCTTTATTGGCTTAGAGGGTTTCAGAATATTTTTAAATGATGAAGATTTTAGTAAACTTCCTTTTATCTTAGAAACACCAAAAGAGGGAGATATGGACAGAGTAAATATTAATTTGTTAAAATCTTTAATAAAGTGA
- a CDS encoding TlpA disulfide reductase family protein, with protein sequence MIRKIIVLVVLILASKSFAKDILKDKFGNPVKLPENKLIVLNFMAYSCGHCMAEIPTIKKVLREPEFKNNFVVIAFAIDGKQNDFKDPEFPIYANHPENQVRFPILGTPTTYIITPNGKKLITIYGALTEENFRKYLKEALKKVQSAPGRI encoded by the coding sequence ATGATAAGAAAAATAATCGTTTTGGTTGTTCTTATTTTAGCCTCTAAATCTTTTGCTAAGGATATACTAAAAGATAAGTTTGGCAATCCTGTAAAGCTTCCAGAAAATAAGTTAATTGTGCTTAATTTTATGGCTTACAGCTGTGGTCATTGTATGGCTGAAATTCCAACCATTAAAAAAGTATTAAGAGAACCGGAATTTAAAAATAATTTTGTTGTGATTGCTTTTGCAATAGATGGAAAACAAAACGATTTCAAAGATCCAGAATTTCCAATCTATGCAAATCATCCGGAGAATCAGGTAAGGTTTCCAATCTTAGGAACACCTACGACTTACATAATAACTCCAAACGGTAAAAAGTTAATTACAATATATGGTGCTTTAACAGAAGAAAATTTTAGAAAGTATTTAAAAGAGGCTTTAAAGAAAGTCCAAAGCGCGCCTGGCAGGATTTGA
- the purQ gene encoding phosphoribosylformylglycinamidine synthase I, translating to MRFGVAVYPGSNCDYDTYYVIRDILKKEVEFIDYRETDLSKYDCVIVPGGFSFGDYLRPGAIASHTPLTQALKDFASKGKFVIGICNGFQILTEAHLLPGALLPNNHGKFVCKHQYLKVENNETPFTKNLSKNQVIKLPIAHHDGNYFVDPETLTEMEKNGQIILRYCDENGIVDESTNPNGSIENIAGVCNKEKNVFGLMPHPERACESILGTADGLLLLTSLIN from the coding sequence ATGAGATTTGGAGTTGCTGTATATCCAGGTTCTAACTGTGATTATGACACTTATTACGTAATTAGAGATATTCTAAAAAAGGAAGTTGAATTTATTGATTATAGAGAAACAGATTTATCTAAATACGATTGCGTTATAGTTCCCGGCGGATTTTCTTTCGGAGACTATTTAAGACCTGGAGCAATAGCATCCCACACTCCACTAACTCAAGCATTAAAAGATTTTGCATCAAAAGGAAAGTTTGTAATTGGAATATGCAATGGCTTTCAAATCCTTACAGAAGCCCATTTGCTACCAGGTGCACTACTGCCAAACAATCATGGAAAATTTGTGTGTAAGCATCAATACTTAAAAGTAGAAAATAATGAAACTCCGTTTACAAAAAATTTAAGCAAAAATCAGGTTATAAAGCTTCCTATCGCACATCACGATGGAAACTACTTCGTTGACCCAGAGACTTTAACAGAAATGGAGAAAAACGGACAGATAATTTTAAGATATTGTGATGAAAATGGTATAGTAGATGAGTCTACAAATCCAAATGGCTCAATTGAAAATATAGCGGGTGTTTGCAATAAAGAAAAAAATGTATTTGGACTTATGCCACACCCAGAAAGAGCCTGCGAGTCAATCCTTGGCACAGCAGATGGATTGCTATTGTTAACATCATTAATAAATTAG
- a CDS encoding MBL fold metallo-hydrolase, translated as MKVETLTVGPLAENCFIVFEENSKDAVVIDPGADGDLILDELKDLDVKAILATHGHLDHVGQVGYLKEKLNIPFYMNKKDEFLINNEIFPNFAYIIKAVKCPSPDFDVKDGDVLKFGNLEFQVIETPGHTPGSVCFFNKKEKIIFVGDTLFKGSVGRTDLPGGNGKMLEQSLRKLMELPEDTVVYSGHGPKTTIGIEKRTNPFITGVFRLKW; from the coding sequence ATGAAGGTTGAAACTCTAACAGTAGGACCGTTGGCTGAAAATTGTTTTATCGTTTTTGAAGAAAACTCAAAAGATGCGGTGGTTATTGACCCGGGAGCTGATGGGGATTTAATTTTAGATGAACTAAAAGATTTAGATGTAAAGGCAATCCTCGCAACTCACGGACATTTGGACCATGTAGGTCAAGTTGGATATTTAAAAGAAAAATTAAATATTCCTTTCTACATGAATAAAAAAGATGAATTCTTGATTAACAATGAAATTTTTCCTAACTTTGCCTACATTATAAAAGCTGTAAAATGCCCATCTCCTGATTTTGATGTAAAAGATGGTGATGTATTGAAATTTGGTAATTTGGAGTTTCAGGTTATAGAAACACCCGGACATACACCGGGCAGTGTGTGTTTTTTTAACAAAAAAGAAAAAATTATATTTGTTGGAGATACGCTTTTTAAAGGAAGCGTTGGAAGGACTGACTTACCCGGTGGAAATGGAAAGATGTTAGAACAGTCTTTAAGAAAACTGATGGAGCTTCCGGAAGATACAGTCGTATACAGCGGCCACGGACCTAAAACAACCATTGGTATAGAAAAAAGGACAAATCCTTTTATTACAGGAGTATTTAGATTAAAATGGTAA
- a CDS encoding DUF29 domain-containing protein codes for MLTQVINKEELKKLYDKDFVLWVEENLKLLKDKQFDLVDWEHLLEEIEDMGNRHLDSVVSFMAVILEHLYKWENFRENEKMGNGWIKSIINSRTGIYKLFRKYPSLKVKAQFELENAWNDAILELISWFKDPENIHLAKKYFGRIPTEKDFPGKCPYTFEQILDYEPWLKDLEE; via the coding sequence ATGCTAACACAAGTAATTAACAAAGAAGAATTAAAAAAGCTTTACGATAAAGACTTTGTATTATGGGTAGAAGAAAATCTTAAGCTTTTGAAAGATAAGCAGTTTGATTTGGTAGACTGGGAGCATCTCTTAGAGGAGATTGAGGATATGGGTAATAGACATTTGGACAGCGTAGTTAGCTTTATGGCTGTTATCTTGGAACATCTTTACAAGTGGGAAAATTTTAGAGAAAATGAAAAGATGGGAAACGGCTGGATAAAAAGCATAATAAACTCAAGAACTGGCATATACAAGCTGTTTAGAAAATATCCATCTTTAAAAGTGAAAGCGCAATTTGAATTAGAAAACGCATGGAATGATGCAATTTTAGAGCTTATCTCTTGGTTCAAAGACCCTGAAAATATTCATTTAGCTAAAAAATACTTTGGCAGAATACCAACAGAAAAAGACTTCCCGGGAAAATGTCCTTACACATTTGAGCAGATTTTAGATTACGAGCCATGGCTAAAAGACCTGGAGGAGTAA
- a CDS encoding DUF29 domain-containing protein, whose translation MITQINKEELKKLYDKDFVLWVEENLKLLKDKQFDLVDWEHLLEEIEDMGNRHLDSVVSFMAVILEHLYKWENFRENEKMGVSWIRSINNGRIEILRLFDRYPSLRVKSYNEIEYAWKDAVRRLIKWFEDPENIRLAKKYFDRLPTEKDFPGKCPYTFEQILDYEPWLKGLEDYEG comes from the coding sequence ATGATTACTCAAATTAACAAAGAAGAATTAAAAAAGCTTTACGATAAAGACTTTGTATTATGGGTAGAAGAAAATCTTAAGCTTTTGAAAGATAAGCAGTTTGATTTGGTAGACTGGGAGCATCTCTTAGAGGAGATTGAGGATATGGGCAATAGACATTTGGACAGCGTAGTTAGCTTTATGGCTGTTATCTTGGAACATCTTTACAAGTGGGAAAATTTTAGAGAAAATGAAAAGATGGGTGTAAGTTGGATTAGAAGTATAAACAATGGAAGAATTGAAATACTAAGACTTTTTGATAGATATCCATCATTAAGAGTTAAATCTTACAATGAAATAGAGTATGCATGGAAAGATGCTGTAAGAAGATTAATTAAATGGTTCGAAGACCCTGAAAATATTCGATTAGCAAAAAAGTATTTTGACAGATTACCAACAGAAAAAGACTTCCCGGGAAAATGTCCTTACACATTTGAGCAGATTTTAGATTACGAACCATGGCTAAAAGGTTTGGAAGATTATGAAGGTTGA
- the purS gene encoding phosphoribosylformylglycinamidine synthase subunit PurS yields the protein MLIKFFIKPRKGVLDPQGRAVAESLKSLGFNNVKDVKVGKYIEVYVDSTDKEKAIEEAKEMAKKAIVNDLIEDYEIQVVE from the coding sequence ATGCTAATAAAGTTTTTTATCAAGCCAAGAAAAGGTGTTCTTGACCCACAAGGTAGAGCAGTTGCAGAAAGTTTAAAATCCTTAGGATTTAATAATGTAAAAGATGTTAAAGTAGGAAAATATATAGAAGTTTACGTAGACAGTACAGACAAAGAAAAAGCCATAGAAGAAGCTAAAGAGATGGCAAAAAAAGCAATCGTCAACGACCTTATAGAAGACTATGAAATACAAGTGGTGGAGTAA